A window of the Janthinobacterium agaricidamnosum NBRC 102515 = DSM 9628 genome harbors these coding sequences:
- the aroC gene encoding chorismate synthase, which yields MSGNSFGKLFTVTTFGESHGPAIGCVIDGCPPGLLLSEADIQPELDRRKPGTSRHVTQRQESDTVEILSGVYQGVTTGTPIALLIRNEDQRSKDYGNIAESFRPGHADYTYWHKYGVRDPRGGGRSSARLTAPVVGAAAIAKKWLLQQYGTVFRGCMSQLGDIPVPFESWEHVHGNPFFAASSDSALILRMEQAMDQLRRDGDSIGARIDVVAHNVPVGLGQPIYDKLDADIAYAMMGINAVKGVEIGAGFNSVAQKGSEHGDELTPEGFVGNHSGGMLGGISTGQDITVSIAIKPTSSIRTPRRSIDKEGNPVMVETFGRHDPCVGIRATPIAEAMLALVLIDHALMHRAQCGDVRVNTPKL from the coding sequence ATGTCCGGCAACTCATTTGGCAAGCTGTTTACTGTTACTACCTTTGGCGAATCGCATGGTCCCGCGATTGGCTGCGTGATCGATGGCTGTCCTCCCGGCTTGCTGTTGTCGGAAGCCGATATCCAGCCTGAGCTGGACCGCCGCAAACCGGGCACGTCGCGCCACGTCACCCAGCGCCAGGAATCGGATACCGTCGAAATCCTGTCCGGCGTGTACCAGGGCGTCACCACCGGCACGCCGATCGCCTTGCTGATCCGCAACGAAGACCAGCGCAGCAAGGATTACGGCAATATCGCCGAAAGCTTCCGTCCCGGCCACGCAGATTACACCTACTGGCATAAATACGGCGTGCGCGATCCGCGCGGCGGCGGCCGTTCGTCGGCCCGCTTGACGGCGCCGGTGGTCGGCGCGGCGGCCATCGCCAAGAAATGGCTGTTGCAGCAGTACGGCACGGTGTTCAGGGGATGCATGAGCCAGCTGGGCGACATCCCGGTGCCGTTCGAGTCGTGGGAGCATGTGCATGGCAATCCGTTCTTCGCCGCCAGCAGCGATAGCGCCTTGATCTTGCGCATGGAACAGGCGATGGACCAGCTGCGCCGCGACGGCGATTCGATCGGCGCACGCATCGACGTGGTCGCGCACAATGTGCCGGTCGGCCTGGGCCAGCCGATCTACGACAAGCTGGACGCCGATATCGCCTACGCGATGATGGGCATCAATGCGGTCAAGGGCGTCGAGATCGGCGCCGGGTTCAACTCGGTGGCGCAAAAGGGCTCCGAGCATGGCGATGAATTGACGCCGGAGGGATTTGTCGGCAATCACTCGGGCGGCATGCTGGGCGGCATTTCAACCGGCCAGGACATTACCGTATCGATCGCCATCAAACCAACCTCGTCGATCCGCACGCCGCGCCGTTCGATCGACAAGGAAGGCAATCCGGTGATGGTGGAAACCTTCGGCCGCCACGATCCGTGCGTCGGCATTCGCGCCACGCCGATCGCCGAAGCGATGCTGGCGCTGGTGCTGATCGACCATGCATTGATGCACCGCGCGCAGTGCGGCGACGTGCGGGTGAACACGCCGAAGTTGTAA
- a CDS encoding Hpt domain-containing protein — MATPIDPDFRSRLQALSDKFALGVPALMSAIGQALAACRTEGLGALQLTALHRALHAVAGSAGTFGFGALGQECRRIEQLLRPLMDDAAAAGREWPLLAPQIDQLLAWAAVDPKATPYVPLPG, encoded by the coding sequence ATGGCGACCCCGATCGATCCCGATTTCCGCAGCCGCCTGCAAGCGTTGAGCGACAAGTTCGCGCTCGGCGTGCCGGCGCTGATGTCCGCCATCGGGCAAGCGCTGGCCGCTTGCCGTACCGAAGGCTTGGGCGCGCTGCAGTTGACGGCGCTGCATCGCGCCTTGCACGCGGTAGCCGGTTCGGCCGGCACCTTCGGTTTTGGTGCGCTGGGGCAGGAATGCCGCCGCATCGAGCAATTGCTGCGCCCGTTGATGGACGACGCCGCCGCCGCCGGGCGCGAATGGCCGCTATTGGCGCCGCAAATCGACCAATTGCTGGCCTGGGCGGCGGTTGATCCGAAGGCGACGCCATACGTGCCTTTGCCGGGCTGA
- the upp gene encoding uracil phosphoribosyltransferase: MKQDPRFPNLFITDHPLIQHKLSHMREHDTSTRTFRELLKEITLLMGYEITRDLPLTTRQITTPLVTLDAPVIAGKKLAIVPILRAGIGMSDGLLNLVPSARVGHIGVYRDPGTHLPVEYLVRLPDVTERTFILCDPMVATGNSAVYAVDVLKKRGVSDEQIIFLALVAAPEGVTVFQNAHPGVKMYAASLDSHLNEHAYIVPGLGDAGDRIFGTK; this comes from the coding sequence ATGAAACAAGATCCGCGCTTCCCCAATCTGTTCATCACCGATCACCCGCTGATCCAGCACAAACTGAGCCACATGCGCGAACACGATACGTCGACGCGCACCTTCCGCGAATTGCTGAAGGAAATCACCTTGCTGATGGGCTATGAAATCACCCGCGACTTGCCGCTGACCACGCGCCAGATCACCACCCCGCTGGTGACGCTCGACGCGCCTGTGATCGCCGGCAAAAAACTGGCCATCGTGCCGATCCTGCGTGCCGGTATCGGCATGAGCGATGGATTGCTGAACCTGGTGCCGTCGGCCCGCGTCGGCCACATCGGCGTGTACCGCGATCCGGGCACTCATTTGCCGGTCGAATACCTGGTGCGCTTGCCGGACGTTACCGAGCGTACCTTCATCCTGTGCGACCCGATGGTCGCCACCGGCAATTCGGCGGTGTACGCGGTTGATGTGCTGAAAAAACGCGGCGTATCCGATGAGCAAATCATCTTCCTGGCGCTGGTGGCCGCGCCGGAAGGCGTGACGGTATTCCAGAACGCGCATCCGGGCGTCAAAATGTATGCCGCCTCGCTCGATTCGCACTTGAACGAGCACGCCTACATCGTGCCGGGCCTGGGCGATGCCGGCGACCGCATTTTCGGCACCAAGTAA
- a CDS encoding EAL domain-containing response regulator, with the protein MPAPITSVEHSKDDHDDLVFLEEPTATSPAPATRHVWRVMIIDDDEDVHSTTTFALGNLDMQQRPLEFVHAYSAAQARELLQQETDIAVILLDVVMEQDDAGLHLVRYIRETLKLADVRIILRTGQPGYAPEIDAIRDFDINDYKTKSELTRIKLFTTVTAAIRSYEQIRSINSSRRGLDQIVHASTELMALHGVQNFSAGVLVQIAGLLGIKADGLLCVRDGSAGKYNELLVSAAAGRFADIGQRHINGNDDPHMAAAITATLAQRRNSYHPDYATLFFAGKASRDFAAYVPLQRPVSDIGQRLLEVFCGNVAVGLDNVELLTHLQHAAFYDQLSKLPNRTRLVEILDATLAGPARDDTTLSLVDLDHFAETNDALGHKFGDLLLVAVGQRLQSELGRQLTVARLGGDIFGVLGDASQVNPQLILALFQKPFSIDGQDVLLSATLGLLRLGEHEGCGADALKDADIALKRAKMQQRAGHFYFSRSMGIEIRERVRMMHALRTAFRQDQLFVVYQPQIDLDTRRPVGAEALLRWQTPDGTFISPDRFIPIAEYSGLIIDLGEWVLRTACRELVTLRERGHQDFVMSVNVSQVQFRHPMFLEMLRGALEETQAPPQFIELEITESMAMEEPDLLIKMLWQIKQTGVSIAIDDFGTGFSSLSYLQRLQVDRLKIDRAFVTEITGSARGSSIAEMVIQLGRNLGLSIIAEGVEDERQAQILQSLGCPLAQGFLFARPMTAGALHAWLGNEARP; encoded by the coding sequence ATGCCCGCACCGATCACCTCTGTTGAGCACAGCAAGGACGATCACGACGACTTGGTGTTCCTGGAAGAGCCCACTGCCACCTCGCCAGCGCCGGCCACGCGCCATGTCTGGCGGGTGATGATCATCGACGACGACGAAGACGTGCACTCGACCACGACCTTTGCGCTGGGCAACCTCGACATGCAGCAGCGCCCGCTGGAATTCGTGCATGCCTATTCCGCGGCGCAAGCCCGCGAACTGCTGCAACAAGAAACAGACATTGCCGTGATCCTGCTCGACGTGGTGATGGAACAGGACGATGCCGGCCTGCACCTGGTGCGCTACATCCGCGAAACGCTGAAGCTGGCCGACGTGCGCATCATCCTGCGCACCGGCCAGCCGGGTTACGCGCCTGAAATCGACGCAATCCGCGATTTCGACATCAACGACTATAAAACCAAGTCCGAATTGACGCGCATCAAGCTGTTCACCACCGTGACGGCGGCAATTCGTTCCTACGAGCAAATTCGTTCGATCAACAGCAGCCGCCGCGGCCTGGACCAGATCGTTCACGCCAGCACCGAATTGATGGCGCTGCACGGCGTGCAGAATTTCTCGGCCGGCGTGCTGGTCCAGATCGCCGGCTTGCTGGGCATCAAGGCCGACGGCCTCCTGTGCGTGCGCGATGGTTCCGCCGGCAAATACAACGAATTGCTGGTCAGCGCGGCCGCCGGCCGCTTTGCCGATATCGGCCAGCGCCACATCAATGGCAACGACGACCCGCACATGGCCGCCGCGATAACCGCCACGCTGGCCCAGCGGCGCAATAGCTACCACCCCGACTACGCCACCCTGTTCTTCGCCGGCAAGGCCAGCCGCGACTTCGCCGCCTATGTGCCGTTGCAGCGGCCGGTCAGCGATATCGGCCAGCGCTTGCTGGAAGTATTTTGCGGCAATGTCGCAGTCGGCCTCGACAATGTCGAACTGCTGACCCACCTGCAGCATGCGGCGTTCTACGACCAATTATCGAAATTGCCGAACCGCACCCGGCTGGTGGAAATCCTCGATGCCACGCTGGCCGGACCGGCGCGCGACGACACCACGCTGTCGCTGGTCGACCTGGACCACTTTGCCGAAACCAACGATGCGCTGGGGCACAAATTCGGCGACTTGCTGCTGGTCGCCGTCGGCCAGCGGCTGCAAAGCGAGCTGGGCCGACAACTGACCGTGGCGCGCCTGGGCGGCGACATCTTCGGCGTGCTGGGCGACGCCAGCCAGGTCAATCCGCAGCTGATCCTGGCGCTGTTCCAGAAGCCGTTCAGCATCGACGGCCAGGACGTGCTGCTGAGTGCCACGCTGGGCTTGCTGCGCCTGGGCGAACACGAAGGCTGCGGCGCCGATGCGCTGAAAGACGCCGACATCGCCTTGAAGCGCGCCAAGATGCAGCAGCGCGCCGGCCATTTCTATTTTTCGCGCAGCATGGGCATCGAAATCCGCGAACGGGTGCGCATGATGCACGCGCTGCGCACCGCCTTCAGGCAAGACCAGCTGTTCGTCGTCTACCAACCGCAAATCGACCTCGACACGCGCCGCCCGGTCGGCGCCGAAGCGCTGCTGCGCTGGCAAACGCCGGACGGCACATTCATTTCGCCGGACCGTTTTATACCGATCGCCGAATATTCCGGCCTGATCATCGACCTCGGCGAGTGGGTCTTGCGCACCGCCTGCCGCGAGCTGGTCACGCTGCGCGAACGCGGCCACCAGGATTTCGTGATGTCGGTCAACGTGTCTCAGGTGCAATTTCGCCATCCGATGTTCCTGGAAATGCTGCGCGGCGCGCTGGAAGAAACCCAGGCGCCGCCGCAATTCATCGAACTGGAAATCACCGAATCGATGGCGATGGAAGAACCGGACTTGCTGATCAAGATGCTGTGGCAAATCAAGCAAACCGGCGTCAGCATCGCCATCGATGATTTCGGCACCGGCTTTTCATCGCTGTCTTACCTGCAACGGCTGCAAGTCGACCGGCTCAAGATCGACCGCGCCTTCGTCACCGAAATCACCGGCTCGGCGCGCGGCAGCAGCATCGCCGAAATGGTGATACAGCTGGGCCGCAACCTGGGCCTGTCGATCATTGCCGAAGGCGTCGAAGACGAACGCCAGGCGCAGATCCTGCAATCGCTGGGCTGCCCGCTGGCGCAAGGCTTTTTATTCGCCCGCCCGATGACCGCCGGCGCGCTGCATGCATGGCTGGGCAACGAAGCCCGGCCATAG
- a CDS encoding cold-shock protein, which produces MATGIVKWFNDSKGFGFITPDEGGEDLFAHFSAIQSNGFKSLQENQRVSFEVTAGPKGKQASNIQPI; this is translated from the coding sequence ATGGCAACTGGCATCGTAAAATGGTTCAATGATTCGAAGGGTTTCGGCTTTATTACCCCTGACGAAGGCGGCGAAGATCTGTTCGCTCACTTCTCGGCTATCCAGTCGAACGGCTTCAAGTCCCTGCAAGAGAACCAACGCGTTTCTTTTGAAGTGACCGCTGGCCCTAAAGGCAAGCAAGCTTCGAACATTCAGCCAATCTAA
- a CDS encoding LysR family transcriptional regulator: MGQFRQISTFVEVVARGSLSAAARAEGIAPAMIGRRLDALEQRLGVKLLQRTTRKLALTNEGAAFLEDCQRILGELQDAENAVAERSIKASGHLLISAPAGFGRQHVAPLLPSFLAEHRDVTVALNLNDRVVDLIGEGIDVAIRIASLSDSSLVSTKLADNQRVLVGSPAYFKRHGMPLILDDLMKHNCLVISGEGSQRGWTFHDNGKNVTLKVSGNMVCNDGEVLHDWALAGKGLAWRSMWEVGAEIEAGQLQTALDQYAAPGNDIYAVFAQRRHLPLRIRAFVDFLRHSYAQPDYWRERAV, translated from the coding sequence ATGGGCCAGTTCAGACAAATTTCCACCTTCGTCGAAGTCGTCGCCAGGGGCAGCCTGTCGGCCGCCGCGCGCGCCGAGGGCATCGCGCCGGCGATGATCGGCCGCCGCCTCGACGCATTGGAACAACGGCTCGGCGTCAAGCTGCTGCAACGCACCACCCGTAAATTGGCGCTGACCAATGAGGGCGCGGCTTTCCTCGAGGATTGCCAGCGCATCCTCGGCGAATTGCAGGACGCTGAAAACGCGGTCGCCGAGCGCAGCATCAAGGCCAGCGGTCATTTGCTGATTTCGGCGCCGGCCGGTTTCGGACGCCAGCATGTGGCGCCGCTGCTGCCGTCGTTTCTCGCCGAGCACCGCGACGTGACGGTGGCGCTGAACCTGAACGACCGCGTGGTCGACCTGATCGGCGAAGGCATCGACGTGGCGATCCGCATCGCCAGCCTGTCGGATTCCAGCCTGGTCAGCACCAAGCTGGCCGATAACCAGCGCGTGCTGGTCGGCTCGCCGGCCTATTTCAAGCGCCACGGCATGCCGTTGATACTCGACGACCTGATGAAGCACAATTGCCTGGTGATCAGCGGCGAAGGCAGCCAGCGCGGCTGGACCTTCCACGACAATGGCAAGAACGTGACCTTGAAAGTGTCGGGCAATATGGTGTGCAACGATGGCGAAGTGCTGCACGACTGGGCGCTGGCCGGCAAGGGCCTGGCGTGGCGCTCGATGTGGGAAGTGGGCGCCGAAATCGAGGCGGGACAATTGCAGACCGCACTAGACCAGTATGCGGCGCCAGGCAATGATATCTACGCGGTATTTGCGCAGCGCCGCCATTTGCCGCTGCGGATACGGGCCTTTGTCGACTTCCTGCGGCACAGTTATGCGCAGCCGGATTACTGGCGCGAACGGGCTGTATAA
- a CDS encoding putative bifunctional diguanylate cyclase/phosphodiesterase produces the protein MEEAGDVVFRLDADGQILFASKRSAMLAAPAHGLPGAPFLSLASESCQVALKAALQDATREPARLEVKLRTPDQEIWFELRISPYLSQTGQQQLLVVGRDTSAQHNTEERLRHMATHDALTGLPNRLLLSDRIRMVIAQASRSGQGFAVATIGLDGFKKVNDGLGHPVGDSVLRMAAARLRKTLRDSDTLARIGGDEFVAVLPGSSTDAQIKLVTGRLLATLQAPFEVDGHTIYIGASVGVSVYPQHAEDEVRLVALADAAMSRAKETGKARCLVYSPRLNGPSEHDISLEAAMFQAVREGEFLLYYQPIVDARTRQIQGFETLMRWKHPTLGMVPPVRFIPIAEANGLINLLGAWALKAACVQLKQFEEVAKRPLYISVNISPRQFRNDKFLDILDDAIAFSGLLGEQLVLEITEGTLMIDPVHAETILTKMAGRKARIAIDDFGTGYSSLAYLKRFPISVLKIDRTFIKDLPAALKDAAICNTVLDLAKHLNLSVVAEGVETEEQLHFLESRGCQYIQGFLTGKPMPAHAALAALTEKTYAAMVPAELRTGNP, from the coding sequence ATGGAAGAGGCTGGCGATGTTGTGTTCCGGCTAGACGCTGACGGACAAATCCTGTTTGCCAGCAAGCGCAGCGCGATGCTGGCCGCGCCGGCGCATGGCTTGCCCGGCGCGCCGTTCCTGTCGCTGGCCAGTGAAAGCTGCCAAGTGGCATTAAAGGCCGCGTTACAAGACGCCACCCGGGAACCGGCCCGGCTGGAGGTCAAGCTGCGCACGCCGGACCAGGAAATCTGGTTCGAATTACGCATTTCGCCGTACCTGAGCCAGACCGGCCAGCAGCAATTGCTGGTGGTCGGGCGCGACACGTCGGCCCAGCACAATACCGAAGAGCGGCTGCGCCACATGGCCACCCACGATGCGTTGACCGGCTTGCCGAACCGCCTGCTGCTGTCGGACCGGATCCGCATGGTGATCGCCCAGGCCAGCCGTTCCGGCCAGGGTTTCGCGGTCGCCACCATCGGCCTGGACGGCTTCAAGAAAGTCAACGACGGCCTCGGCCATCCGGTCGGCGATTCGGTGCTGCGCATGGCCGCGGCGCGTTTGCGCAAGACCCTGCGCGACAGCGACACGCTGGCGCGCATCGGCGGCGATGAATTTGTCGCGGTGCTGCCCGGCAGCTCCACCGACGCCCAGATCAAGCTGGTCACCGGCCGCCTGCTGGCCACGCTGCAAGCGCCGTTCGAAGTCGACGGCCATACGATCTACATCGGCGCCTCGGTCGGCGTGTCGGTCTATCCGCAGCACGCGGAAGACGAAGTGCGCCTGGTCGCGCTGGCCGACGCCGCCATGTCGCGCGCCAAGGAAACCGGCAAGGCGCGCTGCCTGGTCTACAGCCCGCGCCTGAACGGCCCGTCGGAACACGATATTTCGCTGGAAGCGGCAATGTTCCAGGCCGTCCGCGAAGGCGAGTTCCTATTGTATTACCAGCCGATCGTCGACGCCCGCACGCGCCAGATCCAGGGGTTTGAAACGCTGATGCGCTGGAAACACCCTACCCTCGGCATGGTGCCGCCGGTGCGCTTCATCCCGATCGCCGAAGCCAACGGCTTGATTAATCTCTTGGGCGCGTGGGCGCTGAAAGCGGCTTGCGTACAGCTCAAGCAGTTCGAGGAAGTTGCCAAACGGCCGCTTTACATCTCTGTTAATATCAGCCCAAGACAATTCCGCAACGACAAATTCCTCGATATTCTCGACGATGCCATCGCGTTTTCCGGCCTACTTGGTGAGCAATTGGTTTTAGAAATTACAGAAGGCACGCTGATGATCGATCCAGTGCATGCCGAAACGATCCTGACAAAAATGGCCGGGCGCAAGGCCCGCATCGCCATCGACGATTTCGGCACGGGTTATTCCTCGCTGGCCTATTTAAAACGTTTCCCGATTTCGGTGCTGAAAATCGACCGCACGTTCATCAAGGATTTGCCGGCCGCGCTGAAAGACGCGGCGATCTGCAATACCGTGCTGGACCTGGCAAAACACTTGAACTTGTCGGTGGTGGCCGAAGGCGTCGAAACCGAAGAGCAGTTGCACTTCCTCGAATCGCGCGGCTGCCAATACATCCAGGGCTTCCTGACCGGCAAGCCGATGCCGGCCCACGCGGCACTGGCGGCATTGACCGAGAAAACCTACGCGGCGATGGTGCCGGCGGAACTGCGAACGGGGAATCCATGA
- a CDS encoding isovaleryl-CoA dehydrogenase, with amino-acid sequence MNPFDTHEILNQPAPFSGVNLFACDPALQDALIREGGAAAAGTLSALGEQFGRADHQELARLANLHGPTLVNFDRHGRRIDEIEFHPAWHQLMAVMVGAGAHSSAWEQPGPGAQVARAALYILAGQLENGVQCPLTMTYASVPALRQAHNLPQIAARWLPKILSREYDPRSLPVEQKRGALIGMGMTEKQGGSDVRSNTTRAEAVPAAQGRQLFGDEAEGLYRIVGHKWFFSVPQSDAHLILAQTGDEGGAGLSCFFLPRYLPDGSRNQVRLQRLKDKLGNRSNASSEVEFTGAYGWLIGKPGRGIPTILEMGSHTRLDCVLGSTGIMRAALTQALHHARQRSAFGKPLAEQPLMQNVLADLALESEAATAFALRLARCFDDGADPEQALLARVLIPAGKYWICRRGPGFGFEAMEVMGGNGYVEDGALARLYRELPVNSIWEGSGNVMCLDLLRVFGKGPAPRDALARELALAGQGDAVFAAYAAALLADLDAGAGDEYDARKLAERIVLAVQAALLLRHAPPFVSSAFVASRLEQGVGGAYGRLPAGSDCPAILARALVIP; translated from the coding sequence ATGAATCCGTTCGATACGCATGAAATACTGAATCAGCCCGCACCATTTTCCGGCGTCAATCTGTTTGCTTGCGATCCCGCCTTGCAAGACGCGCTGATCCGTGAAGGCGGCGCCGCGGCGGCCGGTACGTTGAGTGCGCTGGGCGAGCAGTTTGGCCGCGCGGACCATCAGGAACTGGCGCGGCTGGCCAATCTGCATGGCCCCACGCTGGTCAATTTCGACCGCCATGGCCGGCGCATCGACGAGATCGAATTCCATCCGGCCTGGCATCAACTGATGGCCGTGATGGTCGGCGCCGGCGCGCATAGTTCGGCATGGGAGCAGCCGGGGCCGGGAGCGCAAGTGGCGCGGGCGGCATTATATATCCTGGCCGGCCAGTTGGAAAACGGGGTGCAGTGTCCGCTGACGATGACATACGCGTCGGTGCCGGCGCTGCGCCAGGCGCACAATTTGCCGCAGATCGCGGCGCGCTGGCTGCCGAAGATTTTATCGCGCGAGTACGATCCGCGTTCCTTGCCGGTCGAGCAAAAGCGCGGCGCGCTGATCGGCATGGGCATGACCGAAAAGCAGGGCGGTTCCGACGTGCGCAGCAATACCACCCGCGCCGAGGCGGTGCCGGCCGCGCAGGGCCGGCAACTGTTTGGCGATGAAGCGGAAGGGCTGTACCGGATTGTCGGCCATAAATGGTTTTTCTCGGTGCCGCAAAGCGATGCGCACCTGATCCTGGCGCAAACCGGCGATGAGGGCGGCGCCGGCTTGTCGTGTTTCTTCTTGCCGCGTTACTTGCCGGACGGTAGCCGCAACCAGGTCCGGCTGCAGCGCCTGAAGGATAAGCTGGGCAACCGCTCGAACGCGTCGTCGGAAGTGGAGTTCACCGGCGCCTATGGCTGGCTGATCGGCAAGCCGGGCCGCGGCATCCCGACCATTCTCGAAATGGGCAGCCATACCCGCCTCGATTGCGTGCTGGGCAGCACTGGCATCATGCGCGCGGCGCTGACCCAGGCGCTGCATCACGCGCGCCAGCGTTCGGCCTTCGGCAAGCCGCTGGCCGAACAGCCGCTGATGCAAAACGTGCTGGCCGACCTGGCGCTGGAATCCGAAGCGGCCACCGCGTTTGCGCTGCGCCTGGCGCGCTGCTTCGATGACGGCGCCGACCCGGAGCAGGCGCTGCTGGCGCGGGTGTTGATACCGGCCGGCAAATACTGGATTTGCCGGCGCGGCCCGGGTTTCGGTTTCGAGGCGATGGAGGTGATGGGCGGCAATGGTTATGTCGAGGACGGAGCGCTGGCGCGGCTGTACCGCGAATTGCCGGTCAACTCGATCTGGGAAGGATCGGGCAATGTGATGTGCCTGGACCTGCTGCGCGTGTTCGGCAAGGGGCCGGCGCCGCGCGACGCGCTGGCGCGCGAACTGGCATTGGCGGGCCAGGGCGACGCCGTGTTTGCCGCGTATGCGGCGGCCTTGCTGGCCGACCTGGATGCCGGCGCCGGCGATGAATATGACGCGCGCAAGCTGGCCGAGCGCATCGTGCTGGCCGTGCAGGCGGCATTGCTGCTGCGCCATGCGCCGCCGTTCGTCTCGTCGGCCTTTGTCGCGTCGCGGCTGGAGCAGGGCGTCGGCGGAGCGTATGGCCGCTTGCCTGCCGGTAGCGATTGCCCCGCCATCCTGGCCCGTGCGCTGGTGATTCCGTGA
- a CDS encoding HDOD domain-containing protein has protein sequence MTPGTFTPSTHLGRNTLELLWSRTRQQGDMPGFAKAIGAILSAMRGEDDHEFDMTKTVLSDPVLTHKVLRLANSGMYSAFGQRVNTVSKAVLVLGIDAIGHLALGLKLIEELSHATPDSVSAHVEMEKAVLAGMVAQQVATSARSLNAEQAVVCSMLHTLGRMMVTFYMTDFWARMQTQAGIGNEPAAAAEVLGLSLEEVGYATAAHWGLPQHLINGMRPVAPSAPGEPVSRADWMAGLCTMAARCADLLWHDAADGAAEVRALVDNYSDMLGIAPDGLFEAVEKAKSMAAADLSIAPLSKPAERRAKALASTRLRAEGNRILVSGLADLRGAISSASPGQMVSMALETLHQGFDFSRSVAFVRNHKERTYSARLSLGEAMQQMQPLMVFGDAYEPNVFHAALNSDRVIFIDNARDPKFAAKLPQWWKATLPEARSFVIVPLSSNGHPTGFIYGDWDDSFPAIQLNQTEFGLINDIRALLVQSVEMRHQLELVAHKVA, from the coding sequence ATGACTCCAGGCACCTTCACGCCATCCACCCACCTGGGCCGGAACACCCTCGAACTGTTATGGTCGCGCACCCGCCAGCAAGGCGACATGCCGGGCTTCGCGAAAGCCATCGGCGCCATCCTGAGCGCCATGCGCGGTGAGGACGACCACGAATTCGACATGACCAAGACCGTGCTGTCGGACCCGGTCTTGACGCACAAAGTGCTGCGCCTGGCCAACAGCGGCATGTATTCGGCGTTTGGCCAGCGCGTCAACACCGTCTCGAAAGCCGTACTGGTGCTCGGCATCGACGCCATCGGCCATCTGGCGCTGGGCTTGAAACTGATCGAGGAATTGTCGCACGCGACGCCGGACTCGGTCAGCGCCCACGTCGAAATGGAAAAAGCCGTGCTGGCCGGCATGGTCGCGCAGCAAGTGGCGACCAGCGCCAGGAGCCTGAACGCCGAGCAGGCGGTGGTCTGTTCGATGCTGCACACGCTGGGCCGCATGATGGTGACCTTTTACATGACCGACTTCTGGGCCCGCATGCAAACGCAGGCCGGTATCGGCAACGAGCCGGCGGCGGCGGCCGAAGTGCTGGGCCTGAGCCTGGAAGAAGTCGGCTACGCGACGGCGGCGCACTGGGGCTTGCCGCAGCACCTGATCAACGGCATGCGCCCGGTGGCGCCGAGCGCGCCGGGCGAGCCGGTCAGCCGGGCCGACTGGATGGCGGGCCTGTGCACGATGGCGGCGCGCTGCGCCGATTTGCTGTGGCACGACGCCGCCGACGGCGCGGCCGAAGTGCGCGCGCTGGTGGACAATTATTCCGACATGCTGGGCATAGCGCCGGACGGCCTGTTCGAGGCGGTCGAAAAAGCCAAGTCGATGGCGGCGGCCGACCTGTCGATCGCGCCGCTGTCGAAGCCGGCCGAACGGCGCGCCAAGGCGCTGGCCAGCACCCGCCTGCGGGCCGAGGGCAACCGCATCCTGGTCAGCGGCCTGGCCGACCTGCGCGGCGCGATCAGCAGCGCCAGTCCGGGACAAATGGTGTCGATGGCGCTGGAAACGCTGCACCAGGGTTTCGATTTCTCGCGCTCGGTGGCGTTCGTGCGCAACCACAAGGAACGCACGTATTCAGCCCGCCTCAGCCTGGGCGAAGCGATGCAGCAAATGCAGCCGCTGATGGTGTTTGGCGATGCTTATGAACCGAATGTATTTCACGCCGCGCTCAATAGCGACCGGGTGATCTTCATCGACAATGCGCGCGACCCGAAATTCGCGGCCAAGCTGCCGCAATGGTGGAAAGCCACGCTGCCCGAAGCGCGCAGCTTCGTCATCGTGCCGCTGTCGTCGAACGGCCACCCTACCGGGTTTATTTATGGCGACTGGGACGACAGCTTCCCGGCTATCCAGCTGAACCAGACCGAATTCGGCCTGATCAACGATATCCGCGCGCTGCTGGTGCAATCGGTGGAAATGCGCCACCAGCTGGAGCTGGTGGCGCATAAGGTCGCGTAA